A stretch of Lentibacillus sp. JNUCC-1 DNA encodes these proteins:
- a CDS encoding acyl-CoA dehydrogenase family protein, translating into MNFELDKEQLMIQKMVRDFAQNVIRPRAVDIDKQAVFPEDIFEQIGELGLLGIPFPEEYGGSGSDTISYAIAVEEIGSACGSTGLSYAAAVSLGASPIYYFGTEEQKKTYLTPLAEGKALGAFGLTEPNAGSDAGGTKTTAVVDGDDFIINGEKCFITNASFAKTIIVTAVTEKDERGKNIISAIIVPTDTAGLTITSNYDKMGVRGSDTAEVVLENVRVPRANLLGDPEKGFKQFLHTLDGGRISIAALGVGIAQASLDRALEYAKERKQFGKSISDFQAIQFKLADMAMEVELARNMVYKAAWLKDQGKPFTKESAYAKLFATETAFRSANQAIQIHGGYGYMREYEVERYLRDAKLLEIGEGTSEIQRLVISRQLGC; encoded by the coding sequence ATGAATTTTGAATTGGATAAAGAACAGCTTATGATTCAAAAAATGGTTCGGGACTTCGCACAGAATGTCATACGCCCACGTGCTGTTGACATTGATAAACAGGCAGTATTTCCAGAAGATATTTTTGAGCAGATTGGAGAACTCGGGTTGCTTGGCATCCCCTTTCCGGAAGAATATGGCGGTTCAGGGTCAGACACAATCTCTTATGCAATAGCTGTTGAGGAAATTGGCAGCGCTTGCGGAAGCACTGGGCTGAGTTATGCAGCTGCTGTTTCTTTGGGAGCAAGTCCCATTTATTATTTCGGTACTGAAGAACAAAAGAAAACATATCTCACACCACTTGCAGAAGGCAAAGCTCTGGGTGCCTTTGGATTAACTGAACCCAATGCTGGAAGTGATGCAGGCGGCACCAAAACAACAGCGGTTGTTGATGGCGATGACTTTATTATAAACGGTGAGAAGTGCTTTATCACAAATGCCAGTTTCGCCAAAACAATTATTGTGACGGCTGTAACAGAGAAAGATGAGCGCGGCAAAAATATTATATCCGCTATTATCGTGCCAACCGATACGGCTGGGCTTACCATCACAAGCAATTATGATAAAATGGGTGTACGCGGTTCAGATACGGCAGAAGTGGTCTTGGAAAATGTCAGAGTTCCCCGGGCCAATTTGCTCGGCGATCCAGAAAAGGGCTTTAAACAGTTTCTACATACTCTTGATGGAGGCAGAATCTCGATTGCGGCACTTGGTGTCGGTATCGCACAGGCTTCTCTTGACAGGGCACTGGAATATGCCAAAGAACGGAAACAGTTTGGCAAGTCCATTTCAGACTTTCAAGCTATACAATTCAAACTGGCGGATATGGCAATGGAGGTAGAACTTGCACGGAATATGGTCTATAAAGCTGCATGGCTCAAAGACCAGGGGAAACCATTTACTAAAGAATCCGCTTATGCTAAGTTGTTCGCAACTGAAACCGCTTTCCGTTCAGCCAACCAGGCTATTCAAATTCATGGCGGATATGGTTATATGCGCGAATATGAAGTTGAACGATATCTGCGGGATGCCAAACTATTGGAGATCGGTGAAGGGACTTCTGAAATTCAACGTCTTGTTATTTCAAGACAACTAGGCTGCTAG
- the parC gene encoding DNA topoisomerase IV subunit A gives MARSENYLDLPLEEVIGDRFARYSKYIIQDRALPDARDGLKPVQRRILFAMHEEKNTHDKAFRKAAKTVGTVIGNYHPHGDSSVYEAMVRLSQDWKVRNVLVEMHGNNGSVDGDPPAAMRYTEARISKIASEMLRDIEKETVDYIPNFDDTISEPVVLPAKFPNLLVNGSTGISAGYATDIPPHNLDEVIDAVIKKIDQPAVELSTLMTIIKGPDFPTGGIVQGIEGIRKAYETGKGKVVIRGRTAIEDIRGNRQQIVIDEIPFEVNKASMVKKMDELRIDKKVEGIAEVRDETDRTGLRVVIELKKDANPTGILNYLYKNTDLQVTYHFNMVAIQDKTPKLLSLPAMLDAYIAHQKEVVTRQTTFDLNKAQARAHIVEGLIKAVSILDELIAVIRASKDKGDAKRRIMEQFGFTEKQAEAIVMLQLYRLTNTDITALEKEAAELKEAISKLEAILGSEKKLLQTIKQDLRSLKKTFSTSRRTVIEDEIEELNIDIEVLVASEDVLVSVTQGGYIKRTSLRSYGASNAEDFAIKEDDHIVSLTELDTTDYMLLFTSKGRFIYIPVHELPDIRWKDMGQHLSNIASMEQDEKIVQTIPVREFMENAYLLFFTKQGMVKKSEFKLYQAQRTARTMIAMNVKEGDEVVNVHLTNGYSDVFVATHKGYGLWYHESEISAVGQRAQGVKAIALKDDDYVVSGQVFDDLSDPSLVLVTQRGACKRMKIRSFEKTTRAKRGVLMLRELKSKPHRIRGFHTVNEADLLTLLTSEGKQIDVFPLELTESDRSSNGSFVIDTETDGEVIQAWKKAGYTKPFETIQ, from the coding sequence TTGGCACGATCAGAAAATTATCTCGATCTTCCATTAGAAGAAGTCATCGGGGACCGGTTTGCCAGATACAGTAAATATATCATTCAAGACAGGGCACTGCCAGATGCCAGAGACGGACTCAAACCAGTCCAGCGCAGAATTTTATTTGCGATGCATGAAGAGAAAAATACGCATGACAAAGCTTTTAGAAAAGCTGCCAAAACTGTAGGAACTGTCATCGGTAACTATCACCCCCATGGCGATTCATCTGTTTATGAAGCCATGGTTCGTTTGAGTCAAGATTGGAAAGTGAGAAACGTCCTCGTAGAAATGCATGGGAATAATGGTAGTGTTGATGGTGATCCTCCTGCTGCCATGCGTTACACTGAAGCAAGGATCTCTAAAATTGCTTCAGAAATGCTGCGTGATATTGAAAAAGAAACAGTGGATTATATTCCGAACTTTGACGACACCATTTCTGAGCCTGTTGTACTGCCAGCTAAATTCCCGAATTTACTTGTGAATGGGTCTACAGGTATCTCGGCCGGGTATGCGACAGATATTCCCCCACATAACCTTGATGAAGTGATTGACGCTGTTATTAAGAAAATCGACCAGCCTGCTGTTGAGCTGTCCACTTTGATGACGATCATCAAAGGTCCTGATTTTCCAACAGGGGGCATTGTTCAAGGTATAGAAGGAATTCGCAAAGCATATGAAACAGGCAAAGGCAAGGTGGTTATTCGCGGAAGGACGGCTATAGAAGATATTCGGGGCAATAGACAGCAAATTGTCATCGATGAAATTCCTTTTGAAGTCAACAAAGCGTCTATGGTTAAAAAAATGGATGAACTGCGCATTGACAAAAAAGTAGAAGGTATTGCGGAGGTGCGTGACGAAACCGACCGCACCGGTCTCAGAGTAGTGATCGAACTTAAAAAAGACGCCAATCCAACTGGCATCCTGAATTATTTGTATAAAAATACAGATTTGCAGGTTACGTATCACTTCAACATGGTTGCCATACAGGATAAAACACCAAAGCTCTTATCATTGCCCGCCATGCTGGATGCTTATATTGCACACCAGAAAGAAGTCGTCACTCGGCAGACGACATTTGATTTGAACAAGGCTCAAGCAAGAGCTCACATTGTCGAAGGGCTTATTAAAGCCGTATCTATATTAGATGAATTGATTGCTGTCATCAGAGCTTCTAAAGATAAAGGTGATGCCAAAAGACGCATTATGGAGCAGTTTGGCTTTACTGAAAAACAAGCAGAAGCCATTGTTATGCTTCAGCTATATCGTCTTACAAACACTGATATAACCGCACTGGAAAAAGAAGCAGCTGAATTAAAGGAAGCTATTTCTAAACTTGAAGCCATTTTAGGCAGCGAAAAAAAGCTTTTGCAGACAATCAAACAGGATCTGAGATCACTTAAAAAGACTTTCTCGACCAGTAGACGCACCGTTATTGAAGATGAAATTGAGGAATTAAATATCGATATTGAAGTGCTCGTTGCGAGCGAGGACGTTCTCGTTTCAGTCACTCAAGGGGGTTATATTAAACGAACCAGTCTGCGATCATACGGCGCTTCCAATGCGGAAGATTTTGCCATTAAAGAGGATGATCATATCGTCAGCCTGACTGAACTTGATACAACAGATTATATGCTGTTGTTCACAAGCAAAGGACGTTTCATTTATATTCCTGTCCACGAATTGCCGGATATCCGCTGGAAAGATATGGGCCAGCATCTATCCAACATTGCAAGTATGGAACAAGATGAAAAAATCGTACAAACCATACCGGTTCGAGAATTCATGGAGAATGCCTATCTTTTATTCTTCACCAAGCAAGGTATGGTCAAAAAAAGCGAATTTAAGCTGTATCAGGCACAACGGACTGCACGTACCATGATTGCGATGAATGTTAAAGAAGGGGACGAGGTTGTCAATGTTCATTTGACAAATGGTTATTCTGATGTATTTGTCGCAACCCATAAGGGGTATGGTCTCTGGTACCATGAATCTGAGATATCTGCAGTGGGACAAAGGGCTCAAGGGGTGAAAGCGATCGCCCTGAAGGATGATGATTATGTGGTAAGCGGCCAAGTGTTTGATGATTTATCAGATCCGTCACTTGTGCTGGTAACTCAGCGAGGCGCCTGCAAACGCATGAAGATCAGATCGTTTGAAAAAACCACCAGGGCTAAACGAGGTGTTCTTATGCTTAGGGAATTAAAAAGCAAGCCACACCGGATCAGAGGCTTTCATACAGTAAATGAAGCTGACCTGCTCACCCTTTTGACGAGCGAGGGGAAACAAATAGATGTGTTTCCGCTGGAACTTACAGAAAGTGATCGATCCAGTAACGGGTCATTTGTAATCGACACTGAAACAGACGGTGAAGTGATTCAAGCGTGGAAGAAAGCGGGTTATACAAAACCATTTGAAACCATACAATAA
- the parE gene encoding DNA topoisomerase IV subunit B has translation MTNQSSQYTDDSIQVLEGLEAVRKRPAMYIGSTDHRGLHHLVFEIVDNAVDEMLNGYGDLIKITIHKDNSISVEDKGRGIPTGMHRTGKPTIEVIFTILHAGGKFGQGGYKTSGGLHGVGASVVNALSEWMKVTTYRDGYKYDQSFANGGKDITPLQKIKPIRKTGTCVHFKPDPAIFSVTTFDYDVIAERLREAAFLLKGLRVELIDERHDQQDVYEYPDGLVSFIHYLNEEKDALHAVAAFSGENDSIEVDFACQFNDGYAENVLSFVNHVRTHDGGTHESGAKSAITRIFNEFARKNTLLKEKDKNLEGSDIREGLTAVVSVRIPEDKLQFEGQTKGKLGTSEARSAVDSVVSEQLSFFLEENPDISNMLIRKAIKAKEARESARKAREEARSGKKRRRKDALLSGKLTPAQSKNPKKNELYLVEGDSAGGSAKQGRDRKFQAVLPLRGKVINTEKAKIQEILKNEEISTIIHTIGAGVGGDFDMEDVQYDKIIIMTDADTDGAHIQILLLTFFYRYMRPLVEAGKVYIALPPLYKVSKGKGKQEKIVYAWDETEMEEAVKTFKNGYIIQRYKGLGEMNADQLWETTMSPETRTLIRVTIEDLARAERRVTTLMGDKVEPRRNWIETNVEFGMQEAANILENDKIHS, from the coding sequence ATGACAAATCAATCTTCGCAGTATACAGATGATTCGATACAGGTGCTGGAAGGGCTGGAAGCTGTGCGTAAGCGCCCGGCCATGTATATCGGCAGCACTGACCACAGAGGTCTTCATCATCTTGTCTTTGAAATAGTTGATAATGCCGTCGATGAAATGCTGAACGGTTACGGTGATTTGATCAAAATAACCATACATAAAGACAACAGTATATCGGTTGAGGACAAAGGACGGGGCATTCCAACCGGTATGCACCGGACAGGTAAGCCCACAATCGAAGTGATTTTCACAATCCTGCACGCAGGAGGTAAATTTGGTCAAGGCGGCTACAAAACAAGCGGCGGTCTGCATGGAGTAGGGGCGTCTGTTGTCAATGCCCTTTCCGAATGGATGAAAGTGACTACATACAGAGATGGCTACAAATACGACCAGAGTTTTGCCAATGGCGGAAAAGATATCACACCATTACAGAAAATAAAACCAATCAGGAAAACAGGCACGTGTGTGCATTTTAAACCGGATCCTGCTATTTTTTCTGTTACTACGTTTGATTATGACGTCATTGCCGAACGGCTGCGAGAGGCTGCTTTCTTACTTAAAGGCTTACGTGTAGAACTTATTGACGAACGTCACGATCAACAAGATGTATATGAATATCCAGATGGGCTCGTTTCATTCATTCATTATTTAAATGAAGAAAAAGACGCCTTACATGCTGTTGCAGCTTTTTCAGGTGAAAATGATAGCATAGAAGTCGATTTTGCCTGTCAATTTAATGATGGCTACGCCGAAAATGTGCTATCTTTCGTCAACCATGTCAGGACACATGATGGGGGCACACATGAGTCCGGAGCCAAATCAGCTATTACACGGATATTCAATGAATTTGCCAGAAAGAATACACTTCTTAAAGAAAAAGATAAAAATCTCGAAGGCAGTGATATAAGAGAAGGTCTGACGGCAGTTGTTTCTGTAAGAATACCTGAGGATAAGCTGCAGTTTGAAGGTCAAACCAAAGGAAAGCTTGGAACCTCAGAGGCAAGATCTGCCGTTGATTCAGTCGTATCAGAACAACTATCTTTTTTCCTTGAAGAAAATCCTGATATCTCCAACATGCTCATCCGTAAAGCCATTAAAGCAAAAGAAGCACGTGAATCAGCTCGAAAAGCGCGTGAGGAAGCACGTTCCGGAAAGAAACGCCGTCGCAAAGATGCCCTCCTTTCCGGCAAGCTTACACCAGCACAATCCAAAAATCCCAAAAAGAATGAACTTTATCTGGTGGAGGGGGATTCTGCCGGCGGTTCTGCCAAACAAGGAAGAGACCGCAAGTTTCAAGCAGTCCTGCCGCTTCGAGGAAAAGTCATTAACACCGAAAAAGCCAAGATTCAGGAGATCTTAAAAAATGAGGAGATTTCCACGATCATCCACACCATTGGAGCTGGCGTCGGCGGGGACTTTGATATGGAAGACGTACAATATGATAAAATCATTATCATGACAGATGCGGATACAGACGGTGCTCATATCCAAATCTTGCTGCTGACCTTTTTCTACCGGTATATGCGACCTTTAGTTGAAGCTGGAAAAGTTTATATCGCTCTTCCGCCACTTTATAAAGTTTCCAAGGGGAAAGGCAAGCAAGAAAAAATCGTCTACGCCTGGGATGAAACAGAGATGGAAGAAGCGGTCAAAACATTTAAAAACGGTTATATCATCCAGCGGTATAAAGGTCTTGGTGAGATGAATGCTGATCAGTTGTGGGAAACAACAATGAGCCCTGAGACAAGAACTTTAATCCGGGTCACCATTGAGGATTTGGCACGAGCTGAACGACGCGTGACAACATTAATGGGAGACAAGGTTGAACCAAGACGAAACTGGATTGAAACGAACGTTGAATTCGGCATGCAGGAAGCAGCTAATATACTAGAAAATGACAAAATTCATTCGTAA
- a CDS encoding CoA-binding protein, which produces MSWQNPDNQTIREILETSKTIAVVGLSANTERTSYQIAKIMQDNGYRIIPVNPTVDEVLGEKAYATLTDVPEQIDIINVFRRPEYLPAIAEEAVKTECRVFWAQQGIINEEAYHYLNDHEFTVIMDMCIKVLHSLLVKQ; this is translated from the coding sequence ATGTCATGGCAAAATCCTGACAACCAAACAATCCGCGAAATTCTAGAAACATCAAAAACCATCGCAGTCGTTGGGTTATCAGCAAATACTGAACGCACCTCTTACCAAATTGCTAAAATTATGCAGGATAATGGGTACCGGATTATACCTGTTAACCCTACCGTCGATGAAGTACTCGGTGAAAAAGCCTACGCCACACTGACAGACGTTCCTGAACAGATCGACATTATCAACGTCTTCCGCAGACCTGAATATTTACCAGCGATAGCAGAGGAAGCAGTTAAGACAGAATGCCGTGTGTTTTGGGCCCAACAAGGGATCATCAACGAAGAAGCCTATCATTATTTAAACGACCACGAGTTCACCGTAATAATGGATATGTGCATTAAAGTTCTTCATTCCCTGCTTGTTAAACAGTAA
- the plsY gene encoding glycerol-3-phosphate 1-O-acyltransferase PlsY, whose translation MEFLMFALIAYLLGSIPSALVIGKVIFKLDIREHGSGNLGATNAFRVLGFKAGSAVTLIDILKGTAATVIPVLVGTGVHPLLIGLFAVVGHTYPLFARFKGGKAVATSGGIILGVYPLLFVIMILTFLLTLYLSKYVSLSSMVTGVVTIILSFIIQDIVLMIIITALTAFVFYRHKDNIKRIKNKTEPKITWM comes from the coding sequence ATGGAGTTTTTGATGTTTGCATTGATTGCCTATCTGCTTGGGTCCATCCCATCCGCTTTAGTCATAGGCAAAGTGATATTTAAGTTGGATATCCGTGAACATGGCAGCGGTAATCTTGGTGCAACAAATGCTTTTAGAGTGCTTGGATTCAAAGCAGGCAGTGCCGTTACATTGATCGATATTTTAAAGGGCACAGCCGCAACCGTTATACCGGTTTTGGTTGGGACAGGTGTTCATCCCCTTCTCATTGGACTGTTTGCCGTCGTTGGACATACATATCCTTTGTTTGCACGTTTTAAAGGTGGTAAAGCTGTAGCAACTTCCGGCGGCATTATTTTAGGCGTTTATCCGCTTCTATTTGTTATTATGATCCTTACATTTTTGCTGACATTATACTTATCGAAGTATGTTTCGCTTTCGTCTATGGTGACGGGGGTTGTGACAATCATATTGTCATTCATCATTCAAGATATTGTTCTGATGATCATTATAACAGCTTTGACGGCATTCGTGTTTTATCGGCATAAAGACAATATAAAGAGAATCAAAAACAAAACCGAGCCAAAAATCACTTGGATGTAA
- the yidD gene encoding membrane protein insertion efficiency factor YidD: MKYIAIALIKFYQKAISPFKPPTCRFYPSCSAYSLEAFKRFGALKGGYLSLKRISKCHPFHPGGVDLVPEKTKHHHHSNRLS, translated from the coding sequence ATGAAATATATCGCTATAGCGCTCATTAAATTCTACCAAAAAGCCATTAGTCCTTTTAAGCCTCCAACATGTCGCTTTTATCCGTCATGCTCGGCATATAGTCTTGAAGCGTTTAAACGATTTGGTGCATTAAAAGGCGGATATTTATCCTTAAAGCGCATTAGTAAATGTCATCCATTTCATCCAGGCGGCGTTGATTTAGTTCCAGAAAAAACCAAACATCACCATCACTCAAATCGTTTAAGTTGA
- a CDS encoding acyl-CoA thioesterase codes for MSQKTQTPIEVRYQETDQMGVVYHANYLIWFEIGRTHFIKNLGFDYADMERNGIVSPVVDVHVSYIKPIRYGEKAYIETWLQSYNGIRTTYGYTVFTEDGTAAVTGETEHVIVKKDTFRPLSLRKAYPEWHKAYKEIIKDES; via the coding sequence TTGTCACAGAAAACACAAACACCTATAGAAGTACGCTATCAGGAAACTGATCAAATGGGGGTTGTATATCACGCCAATTATTTAATTTGGTTTGAGATTGGACGAACCCACTTCATAAAAAATCTCGGTTTTGATTATGCAGATATGGAACGAAACGGAATTGTATCCCCCGTTGTCGATGTACATGTTTCCTACATAAAGCCCATTCGCTACGGAGAAAAGGCTTATATCGAGACATGGCTGCAGTCCTATAATGGTATCCGCACAACCTATGGCTACACTGTTTTTACTGAAGATGGCACTGCAGCTGTTACCGGAGAAACAGAACATGTCATTGTTAAAAAAGACACATTCCGTCCTTTGTCTCTCAGGAAAGCTTATCCCGAATGGCATAAGGCTTATAAAGAAATCATAAAGGATGAATCATAA
- the tlp gene encoding small acid-soluble spore protein Tlp: MKDDKYAPKPDDRSDNVEKLQDMVQDTIENIEESHETMSHLSGQDKEQLKAKNKRREQAIEGMRQEIKDEYDHQQQ, translated from the coding sequence ATGAAAGATGACAAATATGCACCAAAGCCAGATGACCGAAGTGATAATGTAGAAAAACTGCAGGATATGGTTCAGGACACCATAGAAAACATTGAAGAATCGCATGAAACCATGTCACACTTATCAGGTCAGGACAAAGAGCAATTAAAAGCAAAAAACAAACGTCGTGAACAAGCGATCGAAGGCATGCGACAGGAAATCAAGGATGAATACGATCATCAGCAACAATGA
- a CDS encoding FbpB family small basic protein: MAILLLNVNSNSPSNLNRHIKGVVEVALKKRQSFDELVQENRRQIMSDQELMNRIEKKLEQRRHEYLQKADT, translated from the coding sequence ATGGCCATACTTCTATTAAATGTAAATTCAAATTCACCTAGCAATTTGAACAGGCATATTAAAGGAGTGGTTGAAGTGGCCTTGAAGAAACGACAATCATTTGATGAACTTGTTCAGGAGAACAGAAGACAAATCATGTCAGATCAGGAACTCATGAACCGAATCGAAAAAAAGTTAGAACAAAGAAGACATGAATATTTGCAGAAAGCAGACACGTGA
- the acnA gene encoding aconitate hydratase AcnA → MGENYTQNAKKQFELNGKTYDYFELKTLESNKKDAVSRLPFSIRVLLESVLRQHDGRVIKNEHIEGLLNWGTKKGNVDVPFKPSRVILQDFTGVPAVVDLASLRKAMVDMGGEPDKINPEVPVDLVIDHSVQVDEYGTANALKANMELEFDRNAERYEFLHWAQKAFDNYRAVPPATGIVHQVNLEYIANVVHGIKNENGHYDAFPDTLVGTDSHTTMINGLGILGWGVGGIEAEAGMLGQPSYFPAPEVVGVKFTGNFPQGTTATDLALKVTQVLREKSVVGKFVEYFGPGLADMPLADRATISNMAPEYGATCGFFPIDEETLRYLRLTGRDEEQIELVETYAKKNNLWYSPEQADPDYTDIIEIDLSDLEPNLSGPKRPQDLIALSDMKKTFNKAITAPEGNQGFGLDKNEFDKEVTIEHASGKKSVMKTGSLAIAAITSCTNTSNPYVMLGAGLLAKNAVEKGLEVPDYVKTSLAPGSKVVTRYLEDAGLMPYLEKLGFSLVGYGCTTCIGNSGPLLPEIEDAIAENDLTVSSVLSGNRNFEGRIHPLVKANYLASPPLVVAYALAGTVDIDLTKEALGTDAEGNAIYMSDIWPAMEEIKQEVEQVVNPTIFRKEYESVFDSNEKWNKIQTTDEPLFEWDAESTYIQNPPFFENLQKEAGSVHPLNDLRAIGKFGDSVTTDHISPAGAIAKDMPAGQYLQEKGVTPRNFNSYGSRRGNHEVMMRGTFANIRIRNQLAPGTEGGYTTYWPTEEVMPIYDAAMKYQENQTGLIVMAGKDYGMGSSRDWAAKGTNLLGIEAVIAESFERIHRSNLVMMGVLPLQFKKGENADKLGLTGRETFNIEVGESVKPHDLVSVTAVDETGKTTQFEVIARFDSDVEVDYYRHGGILQMVLRQKMA, encoded by the coding sequence ATGGGAGAGAATTACACACAAAATGCGAAAAAGCAATTTGAACTCAATGGTAAAACATATGATTACTTTGAGCTGAAAACATTGGAGAGCAATAAAAAAGATGCCGTTTCTCGATTGCCATTTTCCATCAGAGTATTATTGGAATCTGTCTTACGCCAACATGATGGACGGGTTATTAAAAATGAACACATTGAAGGCTTGTTAAACTGGGGTACAAAAAAAGGAAACGTGGATGTTCCTTTTAAACCGTCACGGGTAATCTTGCAAGACTTTACAGGAGTGCCTGCTGTCGTTGATTTGGCATCTCTTCGCAAAGCTATGGTGGATATGGGGGGAGAGCCGGATAAAATCAATCCCGAAGTACCAGTGGATCTTGTCATTGACCACTCTGTACAGGTTGATGAATATGGCACAGCCAATGCCCTCAAAGCAAATATGGAATTGGAATTTGATCGTAATGCTGAACGTTATGAATTCCTCCACTGGGCACAAAAAGCTTTTGACAACTACCGTGCTGTTCCACCAGCAACCGGAATCGTGCACCAAGTTAACCTGGAATACATCGCAAACGTCGTTCATGGTATCAAAAATGAAAACGGTCATTATGATGCATTCCCAGATACGCTCGTTGGTACAGATTCCCATACTACGATGATTAACGGACTCGGTATTTTAGGCTGGGGCGTAGGCGGAATTGAAGCTGAAGCAGGCATGCTTGGTCAACCTTCTTATTTCCCGGCACCAGAAGTGGTAGGCGTTAAATTCACAGGGAACTTCCCACAAGGTACAACTGCTACAGACTTGGCGTTAAAGGTCACGCAAGTACTCCGTGAGAAGAGTGTTGTAGGGAAGTTTGTTGAATACTTCGGACCTGGTCTTGCAGATATGCCACTTGCAGATCGTGCAACCATTTCCAACATGGCACCGGAATATGGGGCAACATGCGGTTTCTTCCCAATTGATGAAGAAACTCTGCGGTACTTACGTTTAACCGGACGGGACGAAGAACAAATTGAGCTTGTTGAAACCTATGCTAAGAAAAATAATCTGTGGTATTCACCTGAACAAGCCGATCCGGATTATACAGATATCATTGAAATCGACCTCTCTGATCTCGAGCCAAATCTATCCGGCCCTAAACGCCCACAGGATTTGATTGCTTTGTCCGATATGAAGAAAACATTCAACAAAGCGATCACAGCACCTGAAGGCAACCAAGGATTTGGGCTTGATAAAAATGAATTTGACAAAGAGGTTACTATTGAGCATGCAAGCGGCAAAAAATCTGTCATGAAGACAGGTTCTCTGGCGATTGCTGCTATTACATCCTGTACAAACACCTCAAATCCATACGTTATGCTTGGTGCAGGACTTTTGGCCAAAAATGCTGTTGAAAAAGGCCTTGAAGTACCTGATTATGTTAAAACATCACTTGCTCCCGGTTCTAAGGTGGTTACACGCTACCTTGAAGATGCAGGCTTAATGCCATATTTAGAGAAGTTGGGCTTCAGCTTAGTCGGTTATGGCTGTACAACTTGCATCGGTAACTCCGGACCTTTATTACCTGAGATTGAAGATGCGATTGCCGAAAATGATTTAACAGTTTCCAGTGTGCTTTCCGGGAACCGTAACTTTGAGGGACGCATTCATCCGCTTGTAAAAGCGAATTATCTGGCTTCCCCGCCACTTGTAGTTGCCTATGCTTTGGCAGGAACAGTCGATATTGATCTTACCAAAGAAGCGCTCGGTACGGATGCTGAAGGTAACGCGATTTATATGAGCGATATCTGGCCAGCTATGGAAGAAATTAAGCAAGAAGTTGAACAAGTCGTTAACCCAACTATCTTCCGTAAAGAATACGAGAGTGTATTCGACTCGAACGAAAAATGGAATAAGATTCAAACGACAGATGAACCGTTATTTGAGTGGGATGCTGAATCCACTTATATTCAGAACCCGCCATTTTTCGAGAATCTGCAAAAAGAAGCTGGGTCTGTCCATCCATTAAATGATCTGCGCGCAATTGGGAAATTCGGTGATTCGGTAACGACGGACCACATTTCACCGGCAGGAGCCATCGCCAAAGATATGCCTGCAGGACAATATTTGCAGGAAAAAGGCGTCACACCAAGAAACTTTAATTCATATGGTTCACGCCGTGGTAATCATGAAGTTATGATGCGCGGCACATTTGCGAATATCCGCATTCGGAACCAGCTTGCCCCAGGAACAGAAGGTGGATATACCACTTACTGGCCAACTGAAGAAGTTATGCCAATATACGATGCAGCCATGAAATATCAAGAAAATCAAACAGGTCTGATTGTAATGGCAGGCAAAGACTATGGTATGGGGTCTTCTCGTGACTGGGCGGCCAAAGGAACCAACTTGTTGGGGATTGAAGCTGTCATTGCAGAGAGCTTTGAACGTATACACCGTTCAAACCTCGTTATGATGGGTGTACTGCCGCTGCAGTTTAAAAAAGGTGAAAACGCCGATAAACTTGGTCTCACCGGTCGAGAAACATTTAACATTGAAGTTGGAGAGTCTGTCAAACCACATGACCTTGTGTCTGTCACGGCAGTGGACGAAACAGGTAAAACAACTCAATTCGAAGTCATTGCCCGTTTCGATAGTGACGTGGAAGTTGATTATTATCGTCACGGCGGAATCCTGCAAATGGTTCTTCGTCAAAAAATGGCTTAA